From a region of the Arachis ipaensis cultivar K30076 chromosome B09, Araip1.1, whole genome shotgun sequence genome:
- the LOC107617239 gene encoding uncharacterized protein LOC107617239: protein MGKTREKAESKSNRKLDKKVQFYSKVKDAVASLSAQKSITKKNSKQQRRQKKKLKAYDLSALTEFLPDPEPKTPRKPDLQDVKVNCKSRRKILLREVQQFSAVLNNPDFKSDPVSAMNKHLRSTLPVKEEQRPKKKVNKNGSKKKKSKASSTGLMSMDM from the exons ATGGGAAAGACGAGGGAAAA GGCGGAATCAAAGTCCAATCGCAAGTTAGATAAAAAGGTTCAATTTTACTCTA AGGTGAAAGATGCTGTGGCCAGCTTGAGTGCTCAAAAGTCTATTACTAAG AAAAATAGTAAACAGCAAAGGCGGCAGAAGAAAAAATTGAAGGCATATGATCTCTCTGCTCTCACAGAATTCCTTCCTGATCCTGAGCCGAAGACACCGCGGAAACCAGATCTGCAGGATGTCAAAGTTAATTGTAAATCTCGGCGAAAGATACT ATTGAGGGAAGTGCAACAATTTTCTGCAGTTCTAAACAATCCTGACTTCAAATCAGATCCCGTGTCTGCCATGAATAAACACTTACGGAGCACACTACCAGTTAAAGAGGAACAACGGCCCAAGAAAAAAGTGAACAAAAAtggatccaagaagaagaagtcaAAGGCTTCTTCAACCGGGCTAATGTCTATGGACATGTAA
- the LOC107617238 gene encoding ADP-ribosylation factor 1: MGKVMSRLAKRFLPKYEWRIPMVGLDSSGKTTILYKLKLGDTVRTIPTIGFNVESVEYKNASFTIWDVGGQQKIRPLWRHYFQNTIGLIFVVDSSDRHRIIEARNELHNILTDHELRNAILLVFANKQDLSTAMSVAEIADKLGLHSLEDRSWYIQSTSAISGQGLYQGLDWLLDNISTRKHEK, from the exons ATGGGTAAGGTGATGTCTCGGTTGGCAAAGAGGTTCTTACCAAAGTATGAATGGAGGATCCCAATGGTGGGTCTTGATTCTTCAGGGAAGACTACCATTCTCTACAAGCTCAAACTGGGGGACACAGTCAGAACCATACCAACTATTG GTTTTAATGTGGAGAGTGTAGAGTACAAAAATGCAAGCTTTACTATCTGGGATGTTGGAGGACAACAGAAG ATTCGGCCATTGTGGAGGCATTACTTTCAAAACACCATTGGACTTATCTTTGTGGTGGATAGCAGTGACCGGCACAGAATCATAGAAGCTCGTAATGAACTCCATAATATTCTAACTGAT CATGAACTACGCAATGCTATACTACTTGTGTTCGCCAATAAGCAGGACCTCTCAACTGCCATGAGTGTTGCTGAGATTGCTGATAAGCTTGGCTTACATTCGCTTGAAGATCGTAGTTG GTACATTCAGAGCACTTCTGCCATCTCAGGCCAAGGACTCTATCAAGGTCTTGATTGGCTACTTGACAACATATCAACTAGGAAGCATGAGAAATGA
- the LOC107617241 gene encoding sodium/proton antiporter 1, whose product MATFSIGTHTHLCMFHHFRNSRLSLHRLHSLQSSPPSLCRIRGPSLLRNHVLARAEDKARGSSTSSQQQFQDLPTESGTCDPLCSLDETSSQDFESSYKPKTDLLKAVAVFAAAATGAVAINHSWVAANQDLAMALLFVIGYVGIIFEESLAFNKSGVGLLMAVSLWTIRSIGAPSTGVAVSELTRASAEVSEIVFFLLGAMTIVEIVDAHQGFKLVTDNITTRKPRLLLWVIGFVTFFLSSVLDNLTSTIVMVSLLRKLVPPSEYRKILGAVVVIAANAGGAWTPIGDVTTTMLWIHGQISTVQTMKGLFVPSAISLAVPLALMSLTSIINEKSAXXGQDSPNVLASEQMAPRGQLVFSVGLGALIFVPVFKALTGLPPYMGMLLGLGVLWILTDAIHYGESERQRLKVPQALSRIDTQGALFFLGILLSVSXXXXXXXLREIANYLDAHIQSSELIASAIGVISAIIDNVPLVAAAMGMYDLASFPQDSEFWQLIAFCAGTGGSMLVIGSAAGVAFMGMEKVDFFWYLRKVSGFAFAGYAAGIAAYLALHNLNISPPTTLAEVPFLSGS is encoded by the exons ATGGCCACGTTTTCCATTGGGACACACACGCACTTGTGCATGTTCCACCATTTCCGGAACTCTAGGCTCTCACTTCATCGTCTTCACTCTCTTCAATCCTCGCCCCCCTCTCTCTGTAGAATCAGAGGGCCCAGCTTGCTCCGTAATCATGTCTTGGCGCGTGCAGAAGATAAGGCCAGAGGTTCCTCCACTTCTTCCCAGCAGCAGTTCCAG GACTTACCAACTGAATCTGGAACCTGTGATCCCCTATGTTCACTTGATGAAACAAGCTCACAAGATTTTGAGAGCAGTTACAAGCCCAAGACCGATTTGCTCAAAGCTGTTGCGGTATTTGCAGCAGCTGCAACTGGGGCAGTGGCAATTAACCATTCTTGGGTGGCCGCAAATCAG GATCTTGCCATGGCATTGCTATTTGTAATAGGATATGTAGGCATCATATTTGAGGAATCTCTAGCTTTCAACAAAAGTGGAGTAGGACTTTTGATGGCTGTAAGCTTGTGGACTATAAGAAGTATTGGG GCTCCATCAACTGGTGTAGCTGTTTCTGAGCTAACGCGTGCGTCTGCGGAAGTCAGTGAAATAGTGTTTTTCTTGCTTGGAGCTATGACTATTGTGGAAATAGTTGATGCTCATCAAGGATTTAAGCTAGTTACTGACAATATAACAACTCGAAAGCCACGACTTCTCCTTTGGGTG ATTGGATTTGTGACATTTTTTCTCAGTTCAGTTTTAGACAACCTTACCTCTACAATAGTCATGGTTTCTCTGTTGCGGAAATTAGTACCCCCATCAGAGTATCGAAA GATTCTTGGAGCCGTTGTTGTAATAGCTGCAAATGCTGGTGGTGCATGGACTCCTATTGGTGATGTTACCACCACTATGCTGTGGATACATGGTCAAATATCTACAGTGCAAACAATGAAG GGTTTGTTTGTACCTTCAGCCATTTCTCTAGCTGTTCCATTGGCGCTCATGTCCCTGACTAG TATTATCAATG AAAAATCTGCCAGNNNGGGACAGGATTCTCCAAATGTCTTGGCTTCCGAACAGATGGCTCCTCGAGGACAGCTTGTTTTCTCAGTTGGTTTAGGGGCTTTGATTTTTGTCCCCGTGTTCAAGGCCCTCACAGGTTTACCTCCATACATGGGGATGCTACTTGGACTTGGTGTCCTGTGGATCCTCACTGATGCTATTCATTACGGTGAATCGGAACGACAAAGGCTAAAAGTGCCGCAGGCTCTGTCAAGAATAGACACTCAAGGAGCTCTATTCTTCCTGGGAATTCTATTGTCTGTTAGC NNNNNNNNNNNNNNNNNNNNCCTTCGTGAAATAGCGAATTACCTTGATGCTCATATCCAGAGCAGTGAACTGATTGCAAGTGCCATTGGGGTCATATCAGCAATAATTGACAACGTTCCATTGGTTGCTGCTGCAATGGGAATGTATGATCTTGCGTCTTTCCCTCAGGATTCTGAGTTCTGGCAACTGATTGCATTCTGTGCCGGTACTGGTGGGTCCATGTTAGTTATTGGCTCGGCTGCCGGAGTTGCATTCATGGGAATGGAGAAGGTGGATTTCTTTTGGTACTTACGGAAG GTTAGTGGCTTTGCTTTTGCGGGTTATGCTGCCGGTATTGCTGCTTATTTAGCATTACATAACCTCAACATATCCCCGCCTACAACTCTAGCAGAGGTTCCTTTCCTTTCTGGTTCATAA
- the LOC107617237 gene encoding D-3-phosphoglycerate dehydrogenase 1, chloroplastic: MATAHSQTLRISSLSSSSSLSLSSKLPLSSAFSVSFRSSRRAARPLVVFVSAGLDAKPTVLVAEKLGEAGLKLLKEFANVDCSYNLSPEELCTKISLCDALIVRSGTKVTREVFESSAGRLKVVGRAGVGIDNVDLAAATEHGCLVVNAPTANTVAAAEHGIALLAAMARNVAQADASVKAGKWQRNKYVGVSLVGKTLAVMGFGKVGSEVARRAKGLGMNVIAHDPYAPADRARAIGVELVGFDEAIATADFISLHMPLTPATNKMLNDETFAKMKKGVRIVNVARGGVIDEDALVRALDSGIVAQAALDVFTVEPPAKDSKLIMHEQVTATPHLGASTMEAQEGVAIEIAEAVVGALKGELASTAVNAPMVPSEVLTELQPYVDLAEKLGRLAVQLVAGGSGVKTVKVTYASARAPDDLDTRVLRAMITKGLIEPISSVFVNLVNADFTAKQRGIRITEERIILDGSPESPVEFVQVQIANVESRFASAISDSGEIKVEGKVKDGIPHLTKVGSFDVDVSLEGSIILCRQVDQPGMIGKVGSVLGQENVNVSFMSVGRIAPRKQAVMAIGVDEQPSKDTLKKIGEIPAVEEFVFLKL, encoded by the exons ATGGCCACCGCACATTCACAAACCCTTCGAATCTCTTCACTTTCATCTTCcagctctctttctctctcctcaaaaCTTCCTCTCTCCTCCGCCTTCTCCGTCTCCTTCCGCTCCAGCCGCCGCGCTGCCCGCCCCCTCGTCGTCTTCGTCTCCGCCGGCCTCGACGCAAAACCTACCGTTCTCGTCGCCGAGAAGCTCGGCGAGGCGGGCCTCAAGCTGCTCAAGGAGTTTGCTAACGTGGACTGCAGCTACAACCTCAGCCCTGAGGAGCTCTGCACTAAGATCTCGCTCTGCGACGCGCTAATCGTCAGGAGTGGAACCAAGGTCACGCGCGAGGTGTTTGAGTCCTCCGCCGGCAGGCTCAAGGTCGTCGGAAGGGCCGGCGTCGGGATCGACAATGTGGATCTGGCTGCCGCCACCGAGCATGGCTGCCTGGTGGTTAATGCCCCCACCGCCAACACCGTCGCCGCCGCTGAGCACGGGATCGCGCTTCTCGCAGCCATGGCTAGGAACGTTGCTCAGGCTGACGCGTCCGTCAAAGCTG GGAAGTGGCAAAGGAACAAGTACGTTGGAGTTTCGCTGGTTGGAAAAACACTGGCTGTCATGGGATTCGGGAAGGTTGGTTCTGAAGTTGCTCGTCGTGCCAAGGGGCTTGGTATGAATGTCATTGCACATGATCCTTATGCTCCCGCAGATCGTGCTCGTGCCATTGGTGTGGAGCTTGTGGGCTTTGATGAGGCCATTGCCACTGCAGATTTCATCTCTTTGCACATGCCTCTTACACCTGCTACAAACAAGATGCTCAATGATGAGACTTTCGCCAAGATGAAGAAAGGAGTTCGCATAGTCAATGTTGCTCGTGGAGGAGTCATTGATGAGGATGCTCTTGTTAGAGCATTGGATTCTGGCATTGTAGCTCAG GCAGCGCTTGATGTTTTCACGGTGGAGCCACCCGCAAAAGACAGCAAGTTGATCATGCATGAGCAAGTCACTGCAACACCTCATCTTGGTGCCAGTACCATGGAAGCTCAG GAAGGAGTGGCCATTGAAATAGCAGAAGCTGTTGTTGGAGCATTGAAAGGGGAGCTTGCTTCTACTGCAGTCAATGCACCAATGGTTCCCTCAGAG GTGTTGACAGAATTACAACCATATGTTGATCTTGCTGAGAAATTGGGGAGGCTGGCTGTCCAGTTAGTAGCAGGAGGAAGTGGTGTGAAAACAGTGAAAGTGACCTATGCTTCTGCAAGGGCTCCTGATGATCTTGACACTCGTGTTCTTCGTGCTATGATAACCAAGGGTCTGATTGAGCCCATATCAAGTGTTTTCGTTAACTTGGTTAATGCTGATTTCACTGCCAAGCAAAGAGGAATCAGGATAACCGAAGAGAGGATTATTCTTGATGGTTCACCTGAGAGCCCAGTGGAGTTCGTCCAGGTACAGATTGCTAATGTCGAATCCAGATTTGCTAGTGCCATATCAGACTCTGGGGAGATTAAAGTTGAGGGTAAAGTGAAAGATGGGATCCCGCATTTGACCAAGGTTGGATCCTTCGATGTTGATGTGAGCTTGGAAGGTAGCATTATACTCTGTAGGCAGGTGGATCAGCCAGGCATGATCGGAAAGGTTGGGAGCGTTTTGGGCCAAGAGAATGTGAACGTCAGCTTCATGAGTGTAGGAAGGATTGCTCCCCGTAAGCAAGCTGTGATGGCAATTGGCGTTGACGAACAACCCAGCAAAGACACCTTGAAGAAGATTGGAGAAATTCCCGCTGTTGAAGAGTTCGTTTTCCTCAAGTTGTAA
- the LOC107619513 gene encoding probable carbohydrate esterase At4g34215, producing the protein MEESNTDPNLNPRKMHIFILSGQSNMAGRGGVIKTYDDHHHRTIQHWDGVVPPECSSDPSTYRLSAALRWEQAHEPLHADIDTKKACGVGPGMSFANAVRRRVDSPLGLVPCAVGGTAIKEWARGEELYENMVKRAKESVKEDDKSEIKALLWYQGESDTSSEEDAEGYKVNMENLIQNVRQDLNLPSLPIIQVAIASGSEYMEKVREAQKAIDISNVMCVDAKGLQLKEDNLHLTTEAQVQLGQMLAEAYLTHFHPC; encoded by the exons ATGGAAGAATCCAATACAGATCCCAACCTCAACCCACGCAAAATGCACATCTTCATTCTATCCGGCCAGAGCAACATGGCCGGTCGCGGAGGCGTCATCAAGACCTACGACGACCACCACCACCGGACGATACAGCACTGGGACGGCGTCGTACCGCCGGAGTGCAGCTCTGACCCTTCCACCTACCGCCTCAGCGCCGCCCTCCGATGGGAACAAGCACATGAGCCCCTCCACGCCGACATCGACACCAAGAAAGCATGCGGGGTGGGTCCCGGCATGAGCTTCGCGAACGCTGTGCGGCGGCGCGTGGACTCTCCTTTGGGATTGGTGCCGTGCGCGGTGGGGGGCACGGCCATAAAGGAGTGGGCGCGTGGGGAAGAATTGTACGAGAACATGGTGAAGAGAGCGAAGGAGAGCGTGAAGGAAGATGATAAGAGCGAGATCAAAGCGTTGTTGTGGTACCAAGGAGAGAGCGACACGTCAAGTGAGGAAGACGCTGAGGGTTACAAGGTCAATATGGAGAATCTCATCCAAAACGTTCGTCAAGACCTTAATCTCCCTTCTCTTCCAATCATTCAG GTTGCAATAGCTTCGGGATCTGAGTACATGGAGAAAGTGAGAGAGGCACAAAAGGCGATTGATATTTCGAATGTGATGTGCGTCGACGCCAAGGGATTGCAGTTGAAGGAAGATAATCTTCACCTAACTACAGAGGCTCAAGTTCAATTGGGTCAAATGCTTGCCGAGGCTTATCTTACACATTTTCATCCTTGTTGA
- the LOC107618064 gene encoding receptor protein kinase-like protein At4g34220: MNLTSNILHLWWSVSSFVVLLFLVVLQSSVLALNSDGILLLHFKYSILSDPLSVLDTWNYDDVTPCSWNGITCTEIGTPDTPDFLRVTSLNLPHSQLLGSIAEELGMIQYLRHLDLSHNLLNGSLPNSIFNSSQLQVLSLSNNVISGELAELVDKLTSLQVLNLSDNAFGGSIPETLTSLQNLTTVSLKSNYFSGRVPSGFNFTEVLDLSSNLLNGSLPNEFGGENLRYLNLSYNKVSGTIPQTFARHIPGNATIDLSFNNLTGPIPDSSALLNQKTESLSGNADLCGKPLKILCSIPSTLSDPPTNATTSSPAIAAIPKTIDTTPPTNATGGSNNVSPSGLKPATIAAIVVGDLAGMAVLALIILLVYQKRKKRDPKPTNNSVNKDEIITTKQNHENDAKTTSSLPCSCLTMKEEATSSEESTSSESEQENSENNKVAKGGSLVTVDGETKLDLENLLKASAYILGNSGGSSIVYKAVLEDGRIFAVRRIGECGIERMKDFENQVRAIAKLRHPNLVRLRAFSWAKDEKLLVSDYVSTTTLASIGPRRGGSSSPLNLGLEIRLKIAKGVARGLAFIHEKKHVHGNIKPSNILLNSEMEPIICDFGLDRLILNHHNINHRANGSARNLLQQQQESATIGSSPYAATTTTTTTMLGTSSSISGTPMAYQAPESLQNIRPNPKWDVYSFGMVLLELLSGRIVSDRELEQWFGVGPGSVEEEKNRVLLRMADVAIKSDVARRETAILTCFKLGLSCTSVAPHKRPSMKEALHILDKIPSSATN, encoded by the exons ATGAACCTTACCTCTAACATTCTCCATTTGTGGTGGAGTGTCTCATCTTTcgttgttcttctttttcttgttgtGCTTCAATCATCAGTACTTGCTCTTAACTCTGACGGGATTCTCTTGCTTCACTTCAAGTACTCTATCCTCAGTGACCCTTTATCAGTCTTAGATACATGGAACTACGATGATGTAACTCCATGTTCATGGAATGGAATCACATGCACAGAAATTGGAACACCAGATACCCCGGATTTTCTGAGAGTCACAAGCTTGAACCTTCCCCATAGCCAGCTTCTTGGTTCCATTGCTGAAGAGCTAGGCATGATCCAATACCTACGCCACCTTGATCTCTCCCACAACCTCCTCAATGGTTCACTGCCAAATTCTATCTTCAACTCTTCACAGCTTCAAGTTCTTTCTCTCTCGAACAATGTCATCTCAGGAGAGTTAGCAGAGCTCGTTGACAAATTAACAAGCCTTCAAGTTCTCAATCTCTCTGACAATGCCTTTGGTGGTTCAATCCCAGAAACCCTGACTTCTTTGCAGAACCTAACAACTGTTTCACTCAAGAGTAACTACTTCTCAGGAAGGGTCCCAAGTGGTTTCAACTTCACCGAGGTTTTGGATCTTTCATCAAATCTGCTCAACGGTTCTCTCCCAAATGAGTTTGGTGGGGAAAACTTGAGGTACTTGAACCTCTCTTACAACAAGGTTTCAGGGACAATTCCACAAACATTTGCAAGGCATATTCCTGGAAACGCCACTATTGATCTCTCATTCAACAACCTCACAGGTCCAATACCAGATTCTTCTGCTTTACTCAACCAGAAAACCGAATCTCTATCTGGGAATGCTGATCTATGCGGGAAGCCTCTCAAGATTCTGTGTTCCATTCCTTCTACACTCTCTGATCCTCCAACCAATGCAACTACATCTTCACCTGCAATTGCAGCCATACCAAAAACAATCGACACAACACCACCAACAAACGCAACAGGAGGAAGCAATAACGTGTCACCGAGTGGCCTAAAACCTGCAACCATAGCCGCCATTGTTGTTGGAGATTTAGCTGGCATGGCCGTTCTTGCATTGATCATTCTCTTGGTCTaccaaaagagaaagaaaagggatCCAAAACCAACCAACAACAGCGTAAACAAAGACGAAATAATCACCACAAAACAAAACCACGAGAATGACGCGAAAACAACATCATCACTCCCATGCTCATGCCTAACAATGAAAGAAGAAGCGACCTCATCAgaagaatcaacaagctcagaGAGTGAGCAGGAGAACTCAGAAAACAACAAGGTTGCGAAAGGAGGGAGTCTTGTGACGGTGGACGGAGAGACAAAGCTTGATCTGGAGAATCTCCTGAAGGCATCGGCGTATATATTGGGAAACAGTGGCGGCAGCAGCATAGTGTACAAGGCAGTTCTTGAAGATGGAAGAATCTTCGCCGTTCGAAGAATCGGTGAGTGTGGAATTGAGAGGATGAAGGACTTCGAGAACCAAGTAAGAGCCATTGCCAAGCTTCGCCACCCAAATTTGGTTAGGCTTCGCGCTTTCAGCTGGGCGAAAGACGAGAAGCTTCTAGTCTCCGACTACGTTTCTACTACCACCCTCGCTTCCATCGGTCCCA GAAGAGGAGGTTCATCATCACCCTTGAACTTGGGATTGGAAATTCGGTTAAAGATAGCAAAAGGGGTTGCGCGAGGGTTAGCGTTCATTCACGAGAAGAAACACGTGCATGGCAACATTAAACCCAGCAACATTTTGTTAAACTCTGAGATGGAACCAATCATCTGTGATTTTGGGCTAGACCGGCTCATCTTGAACCACCACAACATTAACCATAGAGCAAACGGTTCAGCTAGGAACTTACTTCAACAGCAGCAAGAAAGTGCAACCATTGGTTCAAGCCCCTATgctgcaacaacaacaacaacaacaacaatgcttGGAACATCATCATCCATTAGTGGGACTCCAATGGCGTATCAAGCACCAGAATCGCTTCAAAACATTAGGCCGAACCCCAAGTGGGACGTGTACTCGTTTGGAATGGTTCTACTTGAGCTTCTCAGTGGGAGGATTGTTTCAGACCGGGAGTTGGAGCAGTGGTTTGGAGTTGGACCGGGTTCGGTGGAAGAGGAGAAGAACCGGGTGTTGTTGAGGATGGCCGACGTGGCAATCAAGTCTGACGTGGCCAGAAGAGAGACTGCTATCTTGACATGCTTCAAGTTGGGGCTTAGTTGTACCTCAGTTGCCCCACACAAGAGACCCTCTATGAAAGAGGCTCTGCATATCTTGGACAAGATCCCTTCATCTGCTACAAATTAA
- the LOC107618805 gene encoding protein TIC 21, chloroplastic, whose product MQTLLPPATHSGGFTVAPAAVPLSASAISSCRIPRAILRANFLPSLSLKPLPSLAPSSSLFGSLVSRRPWKLPFIVVSASSQVSQAYSPSNDESEKAKLDQVSKRLEKTARYFKRLGSLGFWGQLVCTVVAAVILSFSVVVTGKVTSPATFYATAGGIAAAFISVFWSFGYIRLSEKLRRTASDPTKAPPRADVIKSLKNGIVVNLLGMGAAILGMQATVGLLVAKALTSSANPYYQGISPGYSPVLALDVFLVQASANTILSHFLGLVFSLELLRSVTLPPSEATPFPKFA is encoded by the exons ATGCAAACGCTACTTCCGCCGGCGACACACTCCGGGGGGTTCACGGTGGCGCCGGCCGCGGTTCCGCTTTCAGCCTCCGCAATCTCCTCCTGTCGGATTCCCCGAGCTATTCTCCGCGCGAATTTCCTTCCCTCACTCTCTCTGAAGCCTCTTCCCTCACTTGCACCTTCGTCTTCCTTGTTCGGTTCCTTGGTTTCTCGCCGTCCGTGGAAGCTTCCCTTCATCGTGGTGAGTGCTTCCTCTCAAGTTTCTCAAGCTTATTCTCCCTCCAACGACGAATCAGAGAAAGCAAAACTTGATCag GTGTCGAAGAGATTGGAGAAAACTGCGAGGTACTTCAAGCGATTGGGTAGCTTAGGGTTTTGGGGTCAGCTAGTGTGCACCGTGGTGGCTGCAGTTATACTTTCCTTTTCAGTTGTTGTCACCGGAAAAGTCACGTCGCCGGCTACGTTTTATGCAACTGCCGGTGGAATTGCGGCTGCTTTCATCTCTGTGTTTTGGTCGTTTGGTTATATTCGGCTCTCTGAGAAGCTTAGAAGAACTGCCAGCGACCCAACCAAG GCTCCCCCTCGTGCTGATGTAATTAAAAGCTTGAAAAATGGTATCGTAGTGAACCTTTTGGGAATGGGTGCTGCTATTCTTGGGATGCAAGCTACTGTTGGATTGTTGGTTGCAAAGGCTCTCACTTCCTCTGCCAACCCATATTATCAGGGAATATCTCCGGGCTACAGCCCTGTTCTTGCTTTGGATGTATTTTTGGTGCAG GCTTCCGCCAACACCATTCTTTCTCATTTTCTTGGGCTAGTTTTCTCACTAGAGTTGTTGAGATCTGTCACATTACCACCGTCAGAAGCAACTCCATTTCCCAAGTTTGCATAA
- the LOC107619387 gene encoding LOW QUALITY PROTEIN: reticulon-like protein B11 (The sequence of the model RefSeq protein was modified relative to this genomic sequence to represent the inferred CDS: inserted 1 base in 1 codon): MGETTPRQRISVHHALGAGPVADVLLWKNWCGAGVVLASATALWYLFERAGYNFLSFVANVILLLVVILFLWAKSARVLNRPLPPLPDLEISEQTIAKVADMLKIWINHALSIAHDIAIERNLLLCLQVACALWVISFIGGLFNFLTLIYIGVLLSLSVPVLYDKFQDRIDTKLYMINGIIEPHYRRXFKQDSKTVKQRKEGAVGCTWTSEVNLGAYK; this comes from the exons ATGGGAGAAACCACGCCTCGCCAACGCATTTCCGTTCACCACGCCCTCGGCGCTGGCCcag TTGCCGATGTGTTGCTTTGGAAGAATTGGTGTGGCGCAGGTGTTGTTCTGGCTTCGGCTACCGCTTTGTGGTACCTCTTCGAACGAGCTGGCTATAATTTCTTGTCATTCGTGGCCAATGTAATATTGCTTCTCGTCGTTATTCTCTTCTTGTGGGCCAAATCTGCTAGAGTTCTTAATAG gcctcttcctcctctacctGATCTGGAGATTTCTGAGCAAACCATTGCCAAGGTTGCTGACATGCTTAAAATTTGGATAAATCATGCATTGTCCATTGCACATGACATAGCTATCGAGAGGAATTTGCTCCTTTGCCTACAG GTTGCCTGTGCATTGTGGGTAATATCTTTTATTGGTGGTCTGTTCAACTTCCTGACTTTAATCTATATTG GTGTTCTTCTAAGCTTGTCAGTTCCTGTTTTGTATGACAAGTTCCAGGACCGAATCGATACTAAGCTGTACATGATAAATGGAATTATTGAGCCACATTATAGAA ATTTCAAGCAAGATTCCAAAACtgtcaaacaaagaaaagaaggtGCAGTAG GGTGCACATGGACAAGCGAAGTCAATTTAGGGGCGTATAAATGA
- the LOC107619165 gene encoding PRKR-interacting protein 1 gives MSTGKPKDGDFQMVAVPGSSKPPLAPSSSNALVEYTTPVTFKEEEEDLEVKLRRIIDNVPVRVSNTSGSSAGSGSGDFHQYRQMRRKEQDRLARMEVDYQKRKELTEFKMRREERLKAAEERTAKKRAKRQKKKQRKKEKKMKLNSGEEQPEKEDTSDDGDSDKDEEAAP, from the exons ATGTCGACGGGCAAACCCAAAGACGGTGACTTTCAGATGGTTGCAGTGCCTGGAAGCTCAAAACCGCCGCTAGCGCCATCATCTTCGAATGCCTTAGTGGAATACACAACACCGGTGACTTtcaaggaggaagaggaggacctGGAAGTCAAGCTACGCCGTATTATCGATAACGTCCCCGTGCGTGTCAGCAACACCTCCGGTAGTTCTGCCGGTTCTGGCTCCGGTGACTTCCATCAG TATCGGCAAATGCGGCGTAAGGAGCAAGATCGACTTGCTAGGATGGAGGTTGACTACCAGAAGAGGAAAGAGCTAACAGAATTTAAAATGAGAAGGGAGGAAAGGCTAAAAGCTGCAGAAGAACGGACGGCGAAGAAAAGAGCAAAGCGtcaaaagaagaagcaaaggaaaaaggagaagaagatgaAATTAAACAGCGGAGAAGAGCAGCCAGAGAAAGAAGATACTTCAGATGATGGAGACTCTGATAAAGATGAAGAGGCAGCACCTTAG